The genomic DNA GGGGAGGGTTCGGACAACCGGCTAACAAATCGGAGATGAGAAGGTTTGGCTTCTTATGTGTGAggtgttgcatgttgttgtaaTTAATCTCCGGTGGTCTTTATTTGTTAGGGTTTCGGATTAATGAGTAGAATTGTTAGAATTGATGAGTAGATTGTTAGAATTGTTAATGAGTAGGATTCAAGAACACGTTGAGAAGTTTGTTTTGATCTGTTTTGATCTTTGAGTTTTAAAGTTTCGTGTCTTAGTTTTGTTCATGGTAAGCACCAAGAGGATTTAGTTATTgctcactttttctttttgatcatCAGTATTGATTGACTAGTAGTCTTTCTCCTTTTCAGGATTCATTGTGCAGCTACGAAGCTTGGATGATCATACTCCTCTTCCGGGTATCACTTCTCTTTTAAAGAtctatcctttttatttttctcttgatTTGGTTCTTTGGTATTCTAAATATTGCTCTTCTACATAGATATTGGTCGTGTGATGTTTATAACTCTTTTGTGATGTCATGAATAAGTGTGTGATGTTTAtgactcttttgttttgttttgtgggaGCTAATCATAAACGGGATACAGCAGTGGAATGGCGAAGAGTGTTGTGTTGTTGCAGTGGACACAGCGGTTGCAAGGTATCACTTGAAAAGGTATggtttaatgttttatgtttgCATAACTTAGTTATATGTTCTGTATAAACAATTTGTGTGAATAAGTGTCTAGTTTGAGTTTTCTGTTTAACTATAACTTTGTTTGGGGTTGGTTTGAGATTGTGTTTGGTCAggtgttaaataaataaaaatcccGTTTGTTGTATGCTTTGATGTGTGGTTTTGTGTCAGTTTGTTTTTAAGTCTAGTTTGGTATCAGTTTGGTGTGAGTTTGGTTTGAGATTGGAGTTTGCTCAAGtgttttatgtttgagtttggtgagtttggtttgtttttaagtctagtttggttttagtttttaagtCTGGTTTGTTTCAAAGCTAAagtgttttatgttttcaaaactCGTTTCTTGTTTGGTGTGAGGTTTAGGGTAAAtgattgtatttaaattttctattgaCTTTAACCATCAGCTTTTGGAATCAAATAACAGAAAGAGATTTACTGAAAAGTGATTTAGTTGTCCAGTCATAGGGATATACTGAAAAGtatatctcttttcttctaaCCACTCATTACCTTTTTGCTCAATAACCTTTAGTTGTAAAACACACATCAGCCACACTGGGTACATATAAACAATCATTGTTTAACACTAACCTAACCTCTTACATTATTTTCTCCAAACCTAAACACTCAGCCTATCTTTTTCGGTTTCACTAGCCTAAACAATGGATCCTAGCAACCCTTACCGTTTTTgggatcaaaattttgttgatctTATGAATTCTCAAGAAAACTCCAACCGTTCCGCTAATACTATTCCTCCATATTCCACCCAATCCTCTCAGACTATTCAGTTTAGTAAcccattctcttctcagcctttAAACATTAGCCATCCATTCTCTTCACAGCCTCTTAACCAGACTCCCACATCTGAATCTGAAGACTGTTTGGACGTTACGGCAGATGAAAGTGATGAAGAAGGAGGCAGAGGTATTAGGAAGCGATGGAGTGCAGAAGAGGATGTCCATCTAATAAGTGCTTGGTTAAACACAAGCAAAGATCCAGTGGTGAGCAACGAGCAGAGGAAAAATAGTTTCTGGAATAGGGTTGCAGACTATTACAAAGCTCATATTGGAGGAACCAGTTCAAACGAAAGAGGGACTACACAATGTAAGGCAAGGTGGAGTAAGATAAACCACCATGTCAACAAGTTTGTTGGGTGTTACGCACAAGCGAGTACAAGAAGGAGAAgtggagaatcagaagatgatgttttGAGAATGGCGTATGAGTTTTACAAAAATGACATGAGGAAGCCGTTTCTGCTAGGACATTGCTGGAGAGAACTGAAGAatgatcagaaatggatcaCAGAACGCCATGTAGAATGTGGCAATAAGCGGACTAAGCTTGCTTCTGAAGGAGAATTCGCAGCTACTTCGAGCAACGGTGGAGATGACATGAGGCCTCCGGGGGTTAAAGCTgccaagaaaaaaggaaaaaaaccagCAGTTAGTAGTGATGTTCCGGATGGTTCTGTCGATAAGTTGGATAAGATAATCGCAATGAAGGATCAAGAACAGGCGGCCAAACTTCATCATGGCAAAATGAGATTGTTAGACAGCCTACTTAACAAGAGTGAACTAACACCCGCTGAAGTACTACTTAGAGACAAACTCCTTGatcaaatgttgacaaacattTAGGTTTAACTCTTGTGTCTTTgctatgttttgtgttttgtgtttaacATAAACCTATACttgtcttgttttgtgtttaacATAAACCTatacttgtcttcttcttttgtttcaggtttgaGGGACGACATATGAAGCATGTGAAGCAGTGTCGTTGGCATCTGAAGTGAAACATGTTGGTCGACATATGATGTGTTCTGTTTGGAAGCATGTTGGTCGAATGGaagctgtctttttttttttgtattgatgtGTTCTGTTT from Camelina sativa cultivar DH55 chromosome 2, Cs, whole genome shotgun sequence includes the following:
- the LOC104750977 gene encoding glutathione S-transferase T3-like: MDPSNPYRFWDQNFVDLMNSQENSNRSANTIPPYSTQSSQTIQFSNPFSSQPLNISHPFSSQPLNQTPTSESEDCLDVTADESDEEGGRGIRKRWSAEEDVHLISAWLNTSKDPVVSNEQRKNSFWNRVADYYKAHIGGTSSNERGTTQCKARWSKINHHVNKFVGCYAQASTRRRSGESEDDVLRMAYEFYKNDMRKPFLLGHCWRELKNDQKWITERHVECGNKRTKLASEGEFAATSSNGGDDMRPPGVKAAKKKGKKPAVSSDVPDGSVDKLDKIIAMKDQEQAAKLHHGKMRLLDSLLNKSELTPAEVLLRDKLLDQMLTNI